GGGTGTCGGCCGAGGCGAACACGTCGGCGTCGGCCCCCTGGGTGAGCTGAGTGACCAGGTCCGAGGATCCGGCGAACGAGAACTCCACAGAACTCCCCGGGTTGTCGGTTTTGAACTGCTCGCCGATTTCGGTGAACGCGGATTTCAGCGACGCGGCGGCGAACACGGTGATCGAACCGCTCCCGGCGCCAGACGGGGAAGCCGGGGCCGATTCCGTGGCCGAACTGCAGCCACCGATCAGGGCCGTTGCTGCCACCCCGGTAAGTGCCAGGGCGAACATCCGGGCTCGGGTCATGACTTTCCTTTCGGGGTTTCCACGATCACGGTCGTGGCCTTGACCACGGCGACGGCGACACTGCCGGGGGCCAACTCGAGTTCACGCACCGACTGGCTGCTCATCAGCGACACCACGGTGAACGGTCCGCACTGCATCTCGACCTGGGCCATCACCTCGTCGGCGACGACGTTGGTGACCAGCCCGGTGAAGCGGTTGCGCGCCGAGCTGCCGATGCCGAGCGGATCCTTTGGCGCCGCAGCGGCGTTGGCCCGCGCGAACGCCGCCAAAGCCGCCCCGTCGATCACCTTGCGGCCGGAGCCGTCGAGGTGGGACGGCAGGGATCCGTCGTCGATCCAGCGTCGCACCGTGTCGTCACTGACCCCGAGCAGTTCGGCGGCCTCACGCACCCGGATCTCTGGCATCGCGTCAGCGTATCGACACCTCGTGCCTCCAACAACCGCAAACACCGCGCAATCACGCCACTGGATCCGCAGGTGCGGGTCTTGACCGCCACATCCTCGAATGCTAAGCAAGTGCTCAGCATTCATGGGCAGTTGAGACGAAGGGGAACCACATGGCGCTGCAGACAGTTCTGGACGACCTCCGCGACCGACCGGGTACCGGGGAGACGATTCCGGTCATCGACCCGGCGACCGAGGAGCAGATCACCGAGTTCCGGGAC
The window above is part of the Mycolicibacterium fortuitum subsp. fortuitum genome. Proteins encoded here:
- a CDS encoding TOBE domain-containing protein, with the protein product MPEIRVREAAELLGVSDDTVRRWIDDGSLPSHLDGSGRKVIDGAALAAFARANAAAAPKDPLGIGSSARNRFTGLVTNVVADEVMAQVEMQCGPFTVVSLMSSQSVRELELAPGSVAVAVVKATTVIVETPKGKS